One Argentina anserina chromosome 6, drPotAnse1.1, whole genome shotgun sequence genomic window, attttaaccgttcaaaagtttaataGATTAATAAAGATTAAATCAAACAGATGAATATTTATAGtaaaagttagtagtctcatgatcaactGTTCTCTTTGTTTGATTATctattaaataatttttgtttcaattcatattttacagaaataatatatattgattaacaaaacttttgaacggtctACTAAAagtatgaaaataaaaaaaggtaTGGACGCGACACTAAGTATTTTCCTCAACCAAAAGCAACAAACTAGTGTATAAATCCACAAGTAACCAAACAACAAGGGCATTCCAACAACAAGATCGCTATGAATCAAAATCTACGGACCGTACTATCAAGATCTCTTGTTATTATGAAGAAGCTATGAAGTACACACCTGTTATACTCATATTCATCTCTTGTAACAAAACCAGCCAAAATTTTCTTTGACAATTTCACGTTACCATCGAAGTTTAATTTTACCATTGGAGTTCAAATTTGAAGTTTAATTTTATCATTGGAGTTCAAATTtgaagtttaatttttttcaagaGTCGAGGACGTTGTAATATATGTTTGTTGATTTCTTGGCTGAGTGCTTTCAAATTTGAATCAAGTGGCATCTCATGAACTGCTTGCAAATATGGACAAAGACCAATCGGATGAAATTGTTAAACCTCTAAACATCAAAAAACAACATTCAAATTATGTGAGCTTACTTGTTTTTCTAGCTACACAAACGTACCATCAGTATTAAAGACTCTTAGATATATTCAAAGCTCTGGTACCAGAAGCCTCAGCTGATCCATGAATACCATTTAAGAAACACCAAAACTATGAAGTTAACATTAAATTAAAgttggtgttttttttttacataccACAACATATGTATAAAGACCCCACTAGCTATTATCTATTTCCCTCCATTCCCCCCAACCTCCATTCTATTTTTAATcttcagatttttttttcttgtcatATGCTTTAAATAATCTCCCCTCTACTCCTGACTAAACCATTAATGCCACATTTCACCACCTCCAAAAATTCATTTCAAAGTTTTGAAAAACTACTCCACATTTCTCTCTTCTCGATCAGTTCTCacccaagaagaaaaagaaatgaagCTTCTCCCTTCTCTATTCAAAAACATAGCACCAGAGCcaaagtcttcttcttcctcttggcCCTGGCCTTCTTGTACCCAAACCAGAACCATTTCCTTCAGAATTCCCGGGAACGATATGTTCAAGACCATAAACTCGGCCTACTTCGACACCAACACAACGCCCGAGTCGTTCTTCACCAACTCCGCGGGGTGTGCGAGTTTCTCGACGGAAGTGTCTGAAGAAGACTCCTCAGGCGGAGGAGGGGGAGATCCGATAGAGACTGTGATCAACAAAGGGTTGAGATCAGAGCGGCTCTTCTTCGAGCCCGGTGAGACCAGCTCTATTTTAGACAAGGACTCTATCAAGGCtcatgaagaagaagacgaagacgaAGACGATGATGGggttgatgatgaggatgaaccTGCTGCTGGTGAAAGTAACATTCCGTTCAAGGAGAGTGTGGCTCTGTCAATGGACTCGCCGGACCCTTATGTGGATTTCAGAAAATCCATGGAGGAAATGGTGGAAGCTCATGGTTTGAAGGACTGGGAACATCTTGAAGAGCTTCTGGGTTGGTACCTGAGGGTCAATGGGAAATCAAATCATGGATACATCGTTGGAGCTTTTGTTGATCTTTTGATAGGTCTCGCATTTAGTACTACTATTTCTCCTCATCCTTCTAGTTCATGTAGTCATGAGTACTCTCCTTCTACTCCTTTGTCTTTTTACAACAGCACTACTTcctgttcatcttcttctacCTCCACTCCCTATGTGTCCTCTATTGAACCCGAGGAAGGATCGGAAATGAGTACCAGCACCATTCCTAATTTGTCTTGCCTGTTAGAAGCAGAGGAAGAGATTAACGAAGATGATGACGATGGTGCTTCATCTTAGCTTATTAACCATTTAATTAGGTGTCTTTGATTAatgatgaaaatatatgtataccAAGTAGGGATAGTGAAATTTAACTTTCTCTTGATGACATGATACTGTGTTTTCACAAAAGCTAAAATATCCGTGTGGTGAATGGTAGGTTGCAGTTGCATGCCCTTTTTTGAATGCATTATATTTATTAGAGTAAGATATAATTGATCCATCTTACTGTATATTATTTCTTagacgtttgagaagcatctGCATTGATTACATTTTTCACTGATTTGGACTCTTATTTCTCTAAATGAGAAGtctttatatatacacaatcCATTTTTTAACATTAACTGATGAAATAGAACACAAGTAAGCGACAGAGAGATAGTTTCACCGACTAGCTTTTTTAAGTCACGAGTCAATACAAAGTAACGAAAACATCTCATTAACGTACAACGATAAGATATGAATAAATTTGGATAAATTAGTAGCATAATTAAAGAGGGATTAGGTCAGTAAGTAAAATAAAGAGAATGCCAGATGCAGTTAAACCAACTCAGTTTAGGGTTTGCGAGTATTTCTTCTCAACTTTATGATGTGTTTTTGTCACGAGTAAATGCCAATTGAAGGTATAATTGAATAATTAAATTGGTCGCATGAAGAGGAGATTAGGTCAAAAAGGTGAAGAAGATGGCAACTTTCAGTTGCTCAGCTTATGTATGGTTGCTATTTTAGGAAACCCGTCACACACTTGAAGGTAAAACTAAATCTTTGAATGTGTTTGTACAAGATAAATTAAAAGTACATCTCTTAGATTGTGGGAGACAACATCAAAATCCAGTTGCGGTTAAAATATTTACTATGAATTTAGGACCATGTAAAGGAGCTTGCTTCAACGGCATTCTGGTATTTGCGTGATGCAATACAATTATCTGCATAAATTAGTCTATAATCTTCTGCAACTCATCTTagtattgtacatttgtacatCACTGCCATTATTTGATATCCACATGGGAATCGATCGAGTACTAAATTTTAGCAAAGTCTAAGAAATCAGAGCC contains:
- the LOC126796893 gene encoding transcription repressor OFP13-like; the protein is SPPPKIHFKVLKNYSTFLSSRSVLTQEEKEMKLLPSLFKNIAPEPKSSSSSWPWPSCTQTRTISFRIPGNDMFKTINSAYFDTNTTPESFFTNSAGCASFSTEVSEEDSSGGGGGDPIETVINKGLRSERLFFEPGETSSILDKDSIKAHEEEDEDEDDDGVDDEDEPAAGESNIPFKESVALSMDSPDPYVDFRKSMEEMVEAHGLKDWEHLEELLGWYLRVNGKSNHGYIVGAFVDLLIGLAFSTTISPHPSSSCSHEYSPSTPLSFYNSTTSCSSSSTSTPYVSSIEPEEGSEMSTSTIPNLSCLLEAEEEINEDDDDGASS